TGTGCCACCCGGCGTGGAGCGCGCCTCGCCGCCGCGCCATGGACCTCTGCACTTTTGTCTTCAGCTACGTGCTCCCCGTGCTGGTGCTCGGCCTGACGTACGCGCGCACCCTGCGCTACCTCTGGCGCGCCGTCGACCCGGTGGCCGCCAGCTCGGGCGCCCGGCGGGCCAAGCGCAAGGTGACGCGTATGATCATCATTGTGGCCGCACTCTTCTGCCTTTGTTGGATGCCTCACCACACGCTTATCCTTTGCGTGTGGTTCGGCCGCTTCCCTCTTACGCGCGCCACCTACGCGCTGCGTATCCTCTCGCACCTAGTCTCCTACGCCAACTCCTGCGTCAACCCCATCGTTTACGCTCTGGTCTCCAAGCACTTCCGCAAGGGCTTCCGCAAGATCTGTGCGGGCTTGCTGCGCCGCGCCCCGCGCAGAGCCTCTGGCCGCGTGTGCGTCGCGGTCCAGGGCGCCCACGGCAGCAGCGTGTTGGAGCGCGAGTCCACCGACCTAACGCACGTGAGCGAGGTGGCCGGGCCCTCTTTCCCTGCACCGGCGCCTCTCAGCGGCCAGCCCGCGAACCTGGTCCCCAGCCTGTCCTGCGGGACCAAAATGCCCGCAAAGGCATCCTGACAGTTAATGTGACCTGAGTAGGGGGTATGCTTGGGTGTTAAAAAATTGGAGTCAGAGGTCGGGGGATCGTGGAGGAAGTGTCATCTCTTAATAAAACACGCAAACCATTTCATGTGCAGTGACGCGCTGTGTCTCCGCATCTCTCATGGTCATGAGGCTCCGTGGTAGGAAGCCTCCGGGACTTCACAGGGGAGCTCTGGATGAATGAGTGCTGGGTGCTTTGCCGAGTTACGAGGGAAAAGGGCGGCGGCACTGAAGGCAGCAGAGTTAAAATCCACGTAGACATCCCTGAGGCTGGGGAGCGCAGGACGGCCTAAGGCTCTTTGCACGTGGCCATGCGGAGGCGACAGGTGTATATAGATCTGCGAACCAGCAGCCGCTAGTGCGTGCGACAAAGGCAGACAGAGTGTTTTAGCGCGCTCGATCAAGTTAGGTGGATGAGATTTAGACACTATGTGTGTTCCCAGTAGCGTTTGTGCACCGGTGTGACGGGTCCTCGCCTGTTCTCAGCTCCCTGGGGCCTCTTCGATTTGGGCAGCCAGATCAGTGCCTATCCACTTTCAGCCTCGGGGTCTCCTTTCCTTGCTGCAGCTCTCTGGGACCTGGTCTCCACTGGTTCCGTTTATCCTTGGGCCAGGAAAGCCACCCTAACACCCACCAGTCCTGCTCCAAGGTGCAGAGCAGCCGTTCTAAGGCACTGCTGAACTAGGGAGGCTGAGAATCCAGTCCAGAATAGAAATGTCCCAGGGCTTTGGTCAGGAGTTAGACTCTACCTATTCCCAGATTTGCCCTACTCCTAGAGTTCTTGagccaaggttttttttttgtttgtttgtttttccataaaATCAGATTGGTGTTTAAGGAGCGGCAGGATGTGCCCACCTCACATCGTTGAGCAGAGGGCACTTTGGTGAGGACTTGGGTACTTAGCCAGGAGGGCACCTGCTATGGAAACACAGGCTGCACCTGCCCAGGTTGGAAGGATCATGTCACAGAGTGTGTGGCAAGGGGGAGGGGTCCCATGCTTGCCTGGTCTGCTTGGTGGGCTTTGAACGTGGTAACTGGTTCCAGGTGGTGGAAATGGAGCGGGACAGGGAAGCCTAGGCAGGTGCAAGGTGGGCGGGGCTGGGTCCTGGGCTTTGTCTTCAGGTGTTTGCAGAACCAGGGTGGGGGTGTGCCAACTCCAAGGCTCCAGGGTCATTGCACAGAACGGCTGCCTCGAAGCAACTGCTAGGTCCCCCAGAGAAGTGACTGACACAGAGGTTGTAGCTTAGGCATCACTGCCCTGTCCAGCCCCTCCGTGCAGCCCCTGATGATGGCCCTTTGGCTGCTACTTCATCTTACCTTCCTCAGGCTCGCAACCACTCAGTCCTTCGCCCAGGAGCATGGCTTTGGTGCACTGGGCCCCAGGTCATGGAGTAACCTCAACCTCCGTTTCTCAGTCTGGCCATCCTTCAACCTCAGCTCACCCCAGGAGTTTCAGGAAATCATCCAGATTCCGAACAACGGAAGTGCGCCCCTGCTTGTGGATGTGCAAGTGTTCGTGTCAAACGTGTTTAATGTGGTAAGTGTTCTCAGGCTGGCCCCAAGGACTCAGGGACCCAAGTGCTGAGCTGGGGATGGGACAGGACTCGGCTCCATTGAGTGTTGGGGTCTCCTGCCTTCTCTTGTCACATACTGCGCACCCCCAACGTGACACACTGTTCCCTTCCCCCAGGACATCCTGCGGTACACACTGTCCTCCAAGCTGCTGCTTCGGCTGGTGAGCACCCACCagggtgtgtggggtggggacGGGAAGGAAGAACCCTCTGAGTTTAGCTCAGAAGTACTGGTCTTCGTCAACCTGCCAAGCCCAGGGGCACATACATAGAGCTGAAGCCTTAGTAGCATCCTTGTGTCCCTAGTCTTGGCTGGACACTCGCCTGGCCTGGAATTCTACTGGGCACCAGCTGGGCACAGTCACATTGCCCTGGGACTCACTCTGGACGCCGGGACTCGTTATCCGGGAGGCGTAAGTGAGGCGGGGGTTCTTGTCCCAGGAACCAGCCAGGCATACCCCCCTCTCTTCTCCATCTAGAGCCAGGAGGCCCTCTCTTAGTGAATATCCCCCTCCTGGTGGCCCTGCCAGACCATCGGTACGACTCCAGTGACTCAAGTTCCTCTATCTTCTGGAACCCCGAGGGCAGCGGATGGCAGCTGGGTGTGTGCTAGGGTCTCCCCCTCCTCACCCTTCTGCAGAGAAGCAAGGCCTCTGGCTGTGGTGCCTTTCCCTCTGCAGGCTCTGGGTGAACTGGCAGGACCAGAACCCGCGGGCCCGGGTGGACCAGGATGGCCACGTCGAGCTCTACCTGGCCCTCACCACGGAAACCAACTGTGACTTTGAGCTCTTCCACTTCCCCAGAGACCAGAACGAATGCAAGCTCAGCTTCTTCACTCTCAGCAATACTGGTGCTGACAGGacaggagctggggtggggatgtgaggggagaggggaggggaagcctCTGGTCTCCAGCAAACGTCTGACACAGGGACACACAGCATGTCCACATCAGTCTACCTGCAGCTTAGGGGAGCTGCAGATGCTTTCACCCTGCACCTCCCACTCAAACAGCAGCCCCCTCTCCTAGTTCTCCCCTGCTCTAGGTTGTACCCCACTCcagtcttccctcctccccctcagctACCCAGAGCGATTGCCTCAACAGCCAGGGCCAAACCGCACACTTGTGTCAAGCCCAGAGGCTCAGGTTGCTGCAGCCTCATTCCTGGAAACAACCCGAAGGCATAGCCGCCCAGTGACTACACCACAAACCCAGCAGGTGCTGTCCGACTTGGCAGAGAACCCCCACTTCTTATACCTCTCTCTCCTCTGGAAAATACCACAGCTGCTGCCCCGGGAATCCTAGTGTttcaggtgtgagatgatatgcTGGCGAATGAGGCTGTGACCACTTCCCCCTCCATGAAGCGGTGCAAGGTGCATTTATTTTTACCATGAAAATTCATCTCTGAATCTGATGAGGGCCTTCCTCTAACTGGAGAAAACTTGGGGTATTGCAAAATCAGTTTTGGAAAACTCTTGTACAGACCAGTTTCCAAGTCTGCCCCCAGCAGCCGTCAGAAGTCTCCCTCATCCCCGGGCTCCAGCTTGTCCCTGCCCCTACTCTCCCGAGAGATGTGGGGGCAGGGTATTCCATTCCCAGCGCCGCTGTTCTCACCTCCACCCCTTTAGTGATGGAGCTGGAGTTCCGAGCCAGAGTGGTGAATGAGATCGTGAGTGTCAAGAGGGAATATGTAGTTCAGGACATGACAGCTCAGACCCCATCCCAGCAGCTGGTGCCCTGCTTTGAGGTGACGGTGAGTTGGGACGTGGCTGACGGGGACATTGAGGAGGCACAGCCAGCGGCCTCGACATCACCCTTGTGCTGCCCACCCCTGCACACCCACCTGGAAAGCCCCGACTTTCTTCCTTCCAGTTGAGCGTGCAGAACACAGCGCTGAAGGCCATCATAGCGCTACTGGTTCCCGGGCAGGCGCTGCTGCTGGCTGACTTGTGCGGGGGGCTGCTGCCCCTTGGGACTGAGCGCACTGCCTACAAGGTGACCCTGCTGCTGAGCTACCTGGTCTTCCACTCCTCCCTGGTGCAGTCCCTGCCCAGCTCCTCCTCTTGCAACCCGCTGCTCAGTAAGCCCCACGCCCCCACCGGGTCCGGGGCAGGACCACCGCTGGGCCTGCCTCATTCTGCCCATGCTGCCGTCCCTGAGGGGGGGGGGCCCTGTCCCCTGACCTCTCCCCttctgcccccccccaccccagtttaCTACTTCAccgccctgctgctgctgctctgtgtCAGCACCACCGAGACCGTGCTGTTGGCTGGGCTGCTGGCCAGGGAAAACCTCAGGGCTGAGAGCAGCCCCAGCTCAGCCCCGAGGGGAGAGCAGCAAGACTGCGGGAACCCAGGGCATAGTCCTGAAGGTGGGCAGAGCCTGGGCCcccttcctgggggtgggggggttgagGAACCAGGCTTGGGGCAGAGCTGGCAGGTGGCACACCTGGGGCAGTGGGTCGCTAGGCTGTTAGGGGCGCCCTGCACTCACTCTGCTGGCTCCGCTCCCCTCGACTCCACCACGGCTGTCCTTGGAAGCAACGGGTctggagcagggagcagagcagggTTAGCCTCCCTAAAGGCCCAGGTGACTTCAGACTTCCTGGGATAGCCCTCTGTCCTGCAGAGCCTCTCTTGTAGGGCATTTCTTCAACTCAAGGTGGCCTAGAATGGGCCAGATCCCAATATTCATTAGTTGTGAAACTGATGAAGGGAGAAATGCAAACTGGTATCCCCTCGGGTGTACCCCTCTGCTCTGGGAGAGCGTGTGTGCCGGGTGAGTCTTGAAGTACACCTCTTTTTCCTGTATCTCTCCCCACAGAAGCCCTCAGAGGAGTAAAGGGGTCAAGGAGGAGCCAGGCTGAGTTTGCCGACCACATCTTCTTCCTGGTGTATGTGGCGGGGGTGATGTGTGGCCAGTGCATCTTTGCTGGCCTCTGGAAGTGGGTGACGTGCCAGGCTGACCCAGCCCCTGGAGAAGCCGCACAGCACGGCGGGCAGCCCAAGCTGTAACGGGCAGGGCCCAGGCTGCAGATGTGGGAGAGGGCTCTGACGGGGTCTCTGGAGAGAGGCGGAGGGAGGCCGACTCTCTTCCTGACGCCTGGAGGACCCCAGGCCGTGCTGAGCTCTCCCTCTGGTTAGCATGGAAGCGAAGAATGTGGAATAAACCCATCGCCCAAGCGCCCCGGTGCCTCAGTGGTCTGTTTTCACTGAGCTCACGCTTCACACTTGTTCACACTGTTCGCTCTTGTCAAACTAGGTGGGGCCCCGTCTCGCGGCCTCGACCCCCACTCTGCCCCTGAGCATCTCACCATTGTCCACGCATCACCCAGTCCCCACACTTAGTGGCCTAACTGTGCCTTGTGCAACCACTGCTTCTTGGCTCCGGGCCAGAAGGTACTGGGGACCGGGACACAGGCGCTGAGTGTCTGGCTGCCCAGGGTGG
This is a stretch of genomic DNA from Camelus bactrianus isolate YW-2024 breed Bactrian camel chromosome 16, ASM4877302v1, whole genome shotgun sequence. It encodes these proteins:
- the ZACN gene encoding ligand-gated cation channel ZACN, which encodes MMALWLLLHLTFLRLATTQSFAQEHGFGALGPRSWSNLNLRFSVWPSFNLSSPQEFQEIIQIPNNGSAPLLVDVQVFVSNVFNVDILRYTLSSKLLLRLSWLDTRLAWNSTGHQLGTVTLPWDSLWTPGLVIREALWVNWQDQNPRARVDQDGHVELYLALTTETNCDFELFHFPRDQNECKLSFFTLSNTVMELEFRARVVNEIVSVKREYVVQDMTAQTPSQQLVPCFEVTLSVQNTALKAIIALLVPGQALLLADLCGGLLPLGTERTAYKVTLLLSYLVFHSSLVQSLPSSSSCNPLLIYYFTALLLLLCVSTTETVLLAGLLARENLRAESSPSSAPRGEQQDCGNPGHSPEEALRGVKGSRRSQAEFADHIFFLVYVAGVMCGQCIFAGLWKWVTCQADPAPGEAAQHGGQPKL